A genome region from Panacibacter microcysteis includes the following:
- a CDS encoding sensor histidine kinase, whose protein sequence is MKKLFLGVAMLMLLSLCSNANEPAIEKGVLDLSNYKWENGLVDLRGEWEFYWSKFHNHSFFSDTATPHEKTFAYVPAFWNDEVPDNGAFKPAFGYATYRLLIKCPNAANKLAIKFLTVESAYDVYINGKQTARVGNPGVSAATTTADLRPIIINVQPENGVLDIVVHVSNFNNRVGGLWDDIKLGTEKQVEYRFISNIVLECFVAGAFFLTAIYYLILYSSFRKRYTLLYFGLLCIVIFTRSMVVGEVPLYYISDWGWSVARRLEYISLYCSVPIMCLFSYHLFPHEFEKKVLYVVVPLCSLFVLLSLVGPYYYYTYVVRYFQLIILATALYGLYVYIKACIAKRAGSILFLSAFIIFLITIINDVLYVNLVIHSWPLFYVGLAIFVVKLSIILSRQFSDTFSQLQFANKKLQETNDELGIMNKEIEHKHIELKKINTELDSFVNRTSHDLRAPITSLLGIIMLAEQEQNPETMKKYLSMQEKTLKRMDSLIADIIDFSKNKRLDLELKDVEFEQIVHDSLEDHAYLNDSQKIAKIVRINQYEKFVSDPRRVSIIINNLISNAIKYADYSKLQPEIHVNVTVVDNVATLEVSDNGIGIEEKHLDKIFTLFYRVTNSATGSGLGLYIIKETVEKLGGYIIINSTKGDGTSIKVMLPNIGYRL, encoded by the coding sequence ATGAAGAAACTTTTTTTGGGGGTTGCTATGTTGATGCTTCTCTCTCTTTGTTCTAACGCTAACGAACCGGCAATAGAGAAAGGAGTTCTTGATTTAAGCAATTATAAATGGGAAAACGGACTAGTCGACCTAAGGGGCGAGTGGGAATTTTATTGGAGCAAATTTCATAACCATTCATTCTTCTCAGATACAGCTACCCCTCACGAAAAAACTTTTGCATATGTACCTGCTTTCTGGAACGACGAAGTGCCTGATAACGGAGCTTTTAAACCTGCTTTTGGATATGCCACTTACCGGTTACTGATCAAATGCCCGAATGCTGCCAACAAACTAGCCATAAAATTTTTAACTGTAGAATCTGCATACGATGTATACATCAACGGTAAACAGACAGCCCGGGTGGGCAACCCCGGTGTAAGTGCTGCTACCACTACGGCAGACCTGAGACCAATCATCATCAACGTGCAACCGGAGAATGGGGTACTTGATATTGTGGTGCATGTTTCCAACTTCAACAACCGTGTGGGCGGCTTATGGGACGACATAAAGCTGGGCACTGAAAAGCAGGTGGAATACCGGTTTATCAGCAATATTGTGCTGGAGTGTTTTGTGGCGGGAGCATTTTTTCTCACCGCTATCTATTACCTTATTCTTTATTCATCTTTCAGAAAACGGTATACGCTTTTATATTTTGGCCTGCTGTGTATTGTAATATTCACCCGCAGCATGGTGGTGGGTGAAGTTCCGCTGTATTACATTTCTGACTGGGGCTGGAGCGTAGCAAGAAGGCTGGAATATATATCGCTTTACTGCTCTGTGCCCATAATGTGCCTCTTTTCCTATCACCTTTTTCCGCATGAATTTGAAAAGAAAGTGCTCTACGTGGTAGTGCCGTTATGCAGTCTTTTCGTGTTATTGTCGCTGGTTGGCCCTTATTATTATTACACTTATGTGGTGCGTTACTTCCAGCTGATAATACTTGCCACTGCATTGTACGGCTTGTATGTTTATATAAAAGCCTGTATAGCCAAACGCGCCGGAAGTATACTTTTTCTCAGTGCGTTTATCATCTTCCTCATCACCATTATAAATGATGTGCTGTATGTAAACCTTGTTATTCACAGCTGGCCGTTGTTTTATGTTGGCCTGGCAATATTTGTTGTAAAGCTTTCTATTATTTTATCCAGGCAGTTTTCTGACACCTTTAGCCAATTGCAGTTCGCGAATAAGAAATTGCAGGAAACCAATGATGAACTGGGCATCATGAATAAAGAGATCGAACACAAGCATATTGAACTCAAAAAAATCAATACGGAACTAGACTCTTTTGTTAACCGTACTTCTCATGATCTGAGGGCACCCATTACATCGCTGCTGGGAATAATTATGCTGGCCGAGCAGGAACAAAATCCTGAGACAATGAAAAAGTACCTGTCTATGCAGGAAAAAACCCTTAAACGCATGGACAGCCTTATTGCTGATATCATTGACTTTTCCAAGAATAAACGACTTGACCTGGAATTGAAAGACGTGGAGTTTGAGCAAATTGTTCATGACAGCCTGGAAGACCATGCATACCTGAATGACTCACAGAAAATAGCGAAAATTGTAAGGATCAACCAATACGAGAAATTTGTATCTGACCCGCGCAGGGTAAGCATTATAATCAACAACCTGATCTCTAATGCTATCAAATATGCCGATTATAGCAAACTGCAGCCTGAAATACATGTAAACGTTACCGTGGTAGACAATGTGGCCACGCTGGAAGTTTCTGATAACGGTATTGGTATTGAAGAAAAACACCTGGATAAGATCTTTACATTATTTTATCGAGTAACCAATAGTGCAACTGGTTCCGGCCTGGGTTTATACATCATTAAAGAAACGGTGGAAAAGCTTGGCGGCTATATCATCATCAACTCAACAAAAGGTGATGGCACAAGCATTAAAGTTATGCTCCCGAATATAGGCTACAGGCTATAA
- a CDS encoding TonB-dependent receptor: MKLLLRRTLVLPVRFAAMCSPLLFCLFFAAGAAAQDTANTASTDTATLNAVTVKAFSAGLKWKDVPASVAILNKTQLAKFDGTSLVPIINSVTGVRMEERSPGSYRLSVRGSLLRSPFGVRNIKIYMDDLPLTDATGNTYLNLIDLNQLQSVEIIKGPSSSFYGANTGGAVILNTDDKRGIEAGLSGGSFGLFKEYVSVKEHTDKLSFGLQQSHTQSDGYRQQSALRRDVVQGKLGWKVNKFSSLTFLGLYANLHYETPGGITKAQMDSLPRLARLPAGSTPGAIQQNAGIYNATYLGAVTYNAAFTERFSNTTLIVFSYTNFNNPFITNYERRREQNYGARTNFQYVFADKKDFSLKANVGAEAQYNHSYIQVFDNNGGETADNQFRDKVHTTQYFLFGQLSLKAKNWLLQAGASTNSLRYWYNRLTDSVNLYPIIRKTGNTVSPRLGLSYAVDQSLSFYVTAAKGFSPPTLAEVLPSGGTFTQTLQAEYGWNYEAGLKGSLFNNHLQYNGSVYYFALKNAIVRRVDADGNEFFVNAGGTVQKGMELWLNGNVVNRDKGFVRSLGVWNSFSYQPYKFDDYKSGEDDFSGNSLTGVPRYINVSGIDARFAGGVSLNAMFNYTSSIQLDDANTAEAKAYHLLQVKIAKLIRFNKFRLNIFAGADNLLNEVYSLGNDINAFGGRFYNPAPARNYYGGIAVKL; the protein is encoded by the coding sequence ATGAAGCTTTTGTTGCGTCGCACTCTTGTACTTCCTGTCCGCTTTGCAGCAATGTGCAGCCCGTTACTTTTTTGCCTGTTTTTTGCTGCCGGTGCAGCGGCGCAGGATACTGCCAATACAGCTTCAACAGATACAGCCACGCTGAATGCCGTTACTGTAAAGGCCTTTTCAGCCGGCTTAAAATGGAAAGATGTACCCGCTTCGGTAGCAATACTAAACAAGACGCAACTGGCAAAATTTGATGGCACATCATTGGTGCCCATAATAAACAGCGTTACCGGTGTACGCATGGAAGAACGCTCACCGGGCAGTTACAGGTTGTCTGTACGTGGTAGTTTATTGCGCTCACCTTTTGGCGTACGCAACATAAAAATTTACATGGACGACCTGCCGCTAACCGATGCAACAGGCAACACCTACCTCAATCTTATTGATCTGAACCAGTTACAATCAGTAGAGATCATTAAAGGGCCATCATCCAGTTTTTATGGAGCCAATACAGGTGGCGCGGTTATTCTTAATACCGATGACAAACGCGGTATAGAAGCTGGTTTAAGTGGTGGTTCTTTTGGCCTCTTCAAAGAATATGTAAGCGTAAAAGAACATACAGACAAATTATCATTTGGTTTGCAGCAGTCACATACGCAAAGTGATGGCTACAGGCAGCAAAGTGCACTGAGAAGAGATGTGGTGCAGGGCAAACTGGGCTGGAAAGTAAATAAGTTTTCGTCCCTTACTTTTTTAGGCCTGTATGCAAACCTGCATTACGAAACACCTGGTGGCATAACCAAAGCGCAGATGGATTCGCTGCCCAGACTGGCGAGATTACCTGCAGGCAGCACACCCGGTGCCATACAGCAAAATGCAGGTATTTATAACGCCACTTATTTAGGAGCCGTTACATACAATGCTGCATTCACCGAACGCTTCAGCAACACCACATTAATCGTTTTTAGTTATACCAACTTCAACAATCCTTTTATTACCAATTACGAGAGACGGCGCGAACAGAACTATGGCGCACGTACCAATTTTCAATACGTGTTTGCCGACAAAAAAGACTTTTCATTAAAAGCCAATGTTGGCGCAGAAGCGCAGTACAACCATTCTTACATACAGGTATTTGACAATAACGGTGGTGAAACAGCAGATAACCAGTTCAGGGATAAAGTACACACCACCCAATATTTTTTATTCGGGCAGCTTAGCCTGAAAGCTAAGAACTGGTTGCTGCAGGCTGGCGCCAGCACCAACAGCCTGCGTTACTGGTACAACCGTCTGACTGACTCTGTCAATCTTTACCCCATCATCAGGAAAACGGGTAATACAGTAAGCCCACGCCTGGGGCTTAGTTATGCAGTGGATCAGTCTTTATCTTTTTACGTTACTGCTGCCAAAGGATTTTCACCACCAACGCTTGCAGAAGTGTTACCATCCGGCGGCACATTTACACAAACATTGCAGGCCGAATATGGCTGGAACTATGAGGCGGGTTTAAAAGGTAGTCTTTTTAACAATCACCTTCAATACAACGGCTCTGTGTACTACTTTGCGTTGAAAAATGCGATTGTAAGAAGGGTAGATGCAGACGGAAATGAGTTTTTTGTAAACGCAGGCGGCACAGTACAAAAGGGAATGGAATTGTGGCTCAATGGTAATGTCGTAAACCGGGATAAGGGTTTTGTACGTTCGCTGGGTGTATGGAATAGTTTTAGTTACCAGCCGTATAAATTCGATGACTATAAATCCGGTGAAGATGATTTTTCCGGTAACAGTTTAACTGGTGTTCCCAGGTACATTAATGTTTCAGGTATTGATGCAAGATTTGCCGGTGGCGTTAGTCTGAATGCGATGTTTAATTATACATCATCTATACAACTGGATGATGCCAATACGGCTGAAGCCAAAGCGTATCATTTATTGCAGGTAAAAATTGCCAAACTTATCAGATTTAATAAATTCCGGTTGAACATATTTGCCGGTGCCGATAATCTTTTAAATGAAGTATACAGTTTGGGTAATGATATCAACGCCTTTGGAGGCAGGTTTTATAATCCGGCGCCCGCAAGAAATTATTATGGCGGCATAGCTGTTAAACTATAG
- a CDS encoding DMT family transporter translates to MNWIILIIAGLFEVAFAFCLGKAKDATGIEMYWWYAGFIVTVSTSMLLLIKASQTIPIGTAYAVWTGIGAVGTVLTGILFFKEPATALRLLFMGTLIASIIGLKVVSH, encoded by the coding sequence ATGAACTGGATCATACTCATCATCGCCGGCTTGTTTGAAGTAGCTTTTGCCTTTTGCCTTGGCAAGGCAAAAGACGCCACAGGTATTGAGATGTATTGGTGGTATGCGGGATTTATCGTTACCGTAAGCACCAGTATGTTGCTGCTTATAAAGGCATCGCAAACGATACCCATTGGTACCGCTTATGCGGTTTGGACAGGCATCGGAGCTGTAGGAACCGTATTAACCGGCATTCTTTTTTTTAAAGAACCTGCCACCGCATTGCGGTTACTCTTCATGGGTACGCTGATCGCTTCGATCATTGGCTTAAAAGTAGTCTCTCATTAA
- a CDS encoding riboflavin synthase: MFTGIIENIGKVEKITTQGTNKTFYISSSLSHQFKVDQSVSHNGVCLTVEAVEDGMHRVTAIEETLEKSNLGVWQVNDLVNIERCMIMNGRLDGHIVQGHVDATATCIKRADRNGSWEFTFQFPKQFASLVIEKGSIAINGISLTLFNVGEDTCSVAIIPYTYEHTNMQQVMEGSVVNIEFDIIGKYIQRMIKQ; encoded by the coding sequence ATGTTTACAGGCATTATTGAAAACATAGGCAAGGTTGAAAAGATTACCACGCAGGGTACGAACAAAACTTTTTATATCAGTTCGTCGCTTTCTCATCAGTTTAAAGTTGATCAAAGCGTTAGTCATAACGGCGTATGCCTTACCGTTGAAGCTGTTGAAGATGGTATGCACCGCGTAACAGCCATAGAAGAAACACTGGAAAAATCAAACCTTGGTGTTTGGCAGGTGAATGACCTGGTAAATATTGAACGATGCATGATTATGAACGGCAGGCTGGACGGACACATAGTGCAGGGGCATGTAGATGCTACTGCAACCTGCATTAAACGTGCAGATAGGAATGGTAGCTGGGAATTTACTTTTCAGTTTCCAAAACAGTTTGCCTCGCTGGTAATAGAAAAAGGGTCGATTGCTATCAATGGCATCAGCCTTACTTTGTTCAATGTTGGTGAAGACACATGCTCGGTTGCCATCATACCCTATACATACGAGCATACTAATATGCAGCAGGTAATGGAAGGTTCTGTTGTGAACATTGAATTTGATATTATAGGAAAATATATTCAACGAATGATTAAGCAATAG
- a CDS encoding choice-of-anchor tandem repeat GloVer-containing protein, whose protein sequence is MAYLFTKTPNALKRTTALRACLLCYIALSSFFTSQAQDVLAGLTSNGGADGLGTMFTIKTNGSAFAVLQNFIDYGKAPQGDLFKDTDGNFYGMTCNGGTYNQGTIFKMTPGGVVTILRHLNSPVDGGNPYGELIKGTDGFLYGVTSGGGNNTYGTIFKIMPDGSSFTVLRHLTYATDGTNPRGHLVQANDGNFYGITYGGGANGLGTIFKITPTGTFTTLKSFNSTTDGNRSYNSLTPGTDGNLYGITYYGGTYGYGTIFKITTAGVYTVIKSLNGPVDGGYSQSDLVQGKDGLLYGTCSSYGTYGNGTIFKVTTTGTFTVLRHLASGKDGGYPYGGLYQNTDGTFYGLTRTGGTGSAGTAYKITSAGVYTVLHSFLPDTEGSTPNGAFTKGNDNNLYAMTSTGGTFTFGTAFKMTTAGAVTTLVKFNESGKGNIPMESLVKGTDSAYYGTTREGGTYNHGTIFKRCGNTFTILKSLNKSVDGGYPQGSLIQATDGSFYGMCYDGGTSGYGTIFKITAGGVYKVLKHFTGIADGGNPTGSLVQATDGFLYGMTRNGGSGGGGVAFKISTAGVFTLLHTFVYATEGSNPEGDLLQATDGNFYGMTTSNGRIFKMTSTGTVTVLKTFVSGTDGYIPFGSLIQAKDGKLYGMTTSGGTYSYGTIFNITTTGTYKVMKHFNPTPDGKVPKGKLLQANDGSFYGLTSAGGTNNAGTIFKITTAGAYSVLKHFAMAADGGNPFGSLVIAPVNNLVANAQNVTTNEDVAKAITLTGSGGSPLTFAITTQPKRGKLTGTGAVRTYTPNANVAGKDSFAFSVSIGCIASAPAMVRITINAVADTPVLASIGNKSVVKNSNLTFTATATDADAGQKITYSLIGAPAGASINSTTGVFTWTPATAGNFSFKVRATDNSTLLLYDEESITVTVTNTLTAITQSAATAIAEEKTMATIYPNPVHDKAYITLNASQGKVTVRILDVNGKAISANVYDAGGKNRIDIDAAQLSRGIYFAEVQTPEGRTTLRFIKQ, encoded by the coding sequence ATGGCGTACCTATTTACCAAAACACCCAATGCTTTAAAAAGAACAACTGCTTTACGGGCATGCCTGCTCTGCTATATAGCGCTGAGCAGCTTTTTTACATCCCAGGCGCAGGATGTGCTTGCAGGCCTTACTTCAAACGGTGGTGCCGACGGCCTGGGCACTATGTTTACGATTAAAACAAACGGCAGTGCATTTGCTGTACTGCAAAATTTTATCGATTACGGAAAAGCGCCGCAGGGCGATCTTTTCAAGGATACTGATGGCAATTTTTACGGCATGACATGCAATGGCGGCACTTACAACCAGGGCACTATTTTCAAGATGACACCCGGTGGCGTTGTAACCATTCTAAGGCATTTAAACAGCCCTGTAGACGGCGGAAATCCTTACGGTGAGCTGATCAAAGGCACCGATGGTTTTTTATATGGCGTAACCAGCGGCGGCGGCAACAATACATATGGCACGATCTTTAAAATAATGCCGGATGGCAGTTCTTTTACCGTACTCAGGCACCTTACTTATGCTACTGACGGCACCAATCCGCGTGGCCATCTTGTGCAGGCAAATGATGGCAACTTTTATGGCATTACTTATGGTGGTGGCGCCAACGGTTTGGGCACAATCTTCAAAATAACACCAACCGGAACTTTTACAACACTCAAAAGCTTCAACAGTACAACAGACGGCAACAGAAGTTATAACAGCCTTACACCCGGCACTGACGGCAACCTTTATGGTATTACCTACTATGGCGGTACCTATGGGTACGGAACGATTTTCAAAATAACAACAGCCGGTGTTTACACAGTTATCAAAAGCCTGAACGGGCCGGTTGATGGCGGTTACTCGCAAAGTGATCTTGTGCAGGGCAAAGACGGGCTGCTATATGGCACCTGCAGCAGTTATGGTACATATGGTAATGGCACCATTTTTAAAGTTACCACTACCGGCACATTTACAGTGTTACGTCATCTTGCTTCAGGCAAAGATGGCGGTTACCCCTATGGCGGTCTTTACCAGAATACAGATGGTACATTTTACGGTTTAACAAGAACAGGTGGCACAGGTTCTGCCGGTACAGCATATAAAATAACCAGTGCAGGTGTTTATACGGTTTTACATTCTTTTCTTCCGGATACAGAAGGCAGTACGCCCAACGGCGCTTTTACAAAAGGCAATGACAACAACCTGTATGCAATGACCAGCACAGGCGGCACATTTACTTTTGGCACGGCATTTAAAATGACTACAGCAGGCGCTGTAACAACCCTGGTGAAGTTCAACGAATCTGGTAAGGGTAATATACCTATGGAATCCCTGGTAAAAGGAACAGACAGCGCCTACTATGGCACCACGAGAGAGGGTGGCACTTACAACCATGGCACCATATTCAAGAGATGTGGCAACACATTTACTATACTTAAATCACTAAACAAAAGCGTAGACGGTGGCTACCCGCAGGGCAGTCTTATACAGGCAACAGATGGCAGTTTTTATGGCATGTGTTACGATGGAGGCACATCCGGCTACGGCACCATATTTAAAATTACGGCAGGCGGTGTGTACAAGGTACTGAAGCATTTTACCGGTATTGCAGACGGTGGTAACCCTACAGGCAGCCTGGTACAGGCAACTGACGGCTTTCTGTACGGCATGACGAGAAACGGCGGTTCAGGAGGCGGCGGCGTGGCGTTTAAAATATCAACAGCCGGCGTATTTACTTTACTACACACATTTGTATACGCTACAGAAGGCAGCAACCCCGAAGGCGACCTGCTGCAGGCAACTGATGGCAATTTCTATGGCATGACAACCTCCAACGGAAGAATTTTCAAGATGACATCAACAGGTACAGTAACGGTGTTAAAAACTTTTGTATCGGGTACAGATGGCTATATTCCTTTCGGCAGTCTTATACAGGCCAAAGATGGCAAACTATACGGTATGACCACCAGTGGCGGCACTTATAGCTACGGTACTATTTTTAATATTACTACTACCGGCACGTATAAAGTAATGAAGCACTTTAACCCCACACCCGATGGAAAAGTGCCAAAAGGAAAACTGCTGCAGGCCAATGATGGCAGCTTTTACGGCTTAACAAGCGCAGGCGGCACCAACAACGCCGGTACTATTTTTAAGATTACCACTGCCGGTGCATACAGTGTACTGAAGCACTTTGCAATGGCTGCAGACGGCGGCAATCCTTTTGGCAGCCTCGTTATTGCGCCTGTTAATAACCTGGTAGCAAATGCGCAGAACGTTACAACAAATGAAGATGTGGCTAAAGCAATTACGTTAACAGGTTCGGGCGGCTCGCCACTTACATTTGCTATAACTACGCAACCAAAACGCGGTAAACTAACCGGCACAGGTGCAGTACGTACCTATACACCCAATGCAAATGTGGCCGGTAAAGATTCGTTTGCATTTTCTGTAAGCATCGGCTGTATTGCTTCAGCGCCTGCAATGGTGAGGATAACGATCAATGCAGTGGCAGATACGCCCGTGCTGGCATCGATTGGCAACAAATCTGTGGTTAAAAACAGCAACCTAACATTCACCGCTACTGCAACGGATGCAGATGCTGGTCAGAAAATAACTTACTCATTGATTGGCGCTCCTGCTGGTGCTTCGATCAACAGTACAACAGGCGTGTTTACCTGGACACCCGCTACCGCCGGTAACTTCAGCTTTAAAGTGCGTGCAACAGATAACAGCACATTGTTGCTGTACGATGAAGAATCAATTACGGTTACAGTAACCAATACACTAACCGCCATTACACAAAGCGCCGCAACCGCAATAGCGGAGGAAAAAACAATGGCAACAATTTATCCAAACCCTGTTCACGACAAGGCTTACATCACACTCAATGCAAGCCAGGGAAAAGTTACCGTGCGTATATTAGATGTAAATGGAAAGGCAATCAGTGCCAATGTGTACGATGCAGGTGGTAAAAACCGGATTGATATAGATGCTGCACAACTCAGCCGCGGTATCTATTTTGCCGAAGTGCAAACACCGGAAGGCAGAACCACGCTCAGGTTTATCAAACAATAA
- a CDS encoding aldehyde dehydrogenase (NADP(+)), producing MVKGINYAGFAETALGKETLTAFSPVTNSTLQEQFFVATDKEVNEAVSKASEAFSTYKNIPATARAIFLETIADEIMLLGDALIQRAMQESGLPEARLLGERGRTTGQLKLFADLLREGSWVEAVIDEALPERKPLPRSDLRKMLVPLGPVVVFGASNFPFAFSTAGGDTAAALAAGNPVIVKAHESHLGTNEMVAGAIISAAKKCNMPDGVFSSLNGTGAGTGLSLVKHPLVKAVGFTGSYKAGMAIYKAANERKEPIPVYAEMSSINPVLILPKQLAEDPAKVATQFAASVALGAGQFCTNPGLLFVLNDAGTRTFTRQLAEKLQATPAAVMLNANVCKGYYTNKEQLMKESGVETIFNNDSLAQETKAATALLKVAAQDFINNEVLQTEMFGPATLIVECNNKNEMQQALQALHGQLTGTVTGTTADIHEFEDCIATLSSKVGRLVYNGVPTGVEVCYAMVHGGPYPATTDARSTSVGADAIKRFARPFCWQDCPQELLPDALKDGNPLNIMRRLNGTFAR from the coding sequence ATGGTCAAAGGAATCAATTATGCCGGCTTTGCAGAAACAGCCCTGGGAAAAGAAACACTTACAGCGTTTAGCCCTGTAACCAACAGCACTCTGCAGGAGCAGTTTTTTGTAGCCACAGACAAAGAAGTAAACGAAGCAGTAAGCAAAGCCTCAGAAGCATTCAGTACCTATAAAAATATACCGGCTACAGCAAGAGCAATCTTCCTGGAAACAATAGCAGACGAAATAATGTTGCTGGGCGATGCACTGATACAACGCGCCATGCAGGAAAGCGGTTTGCCCGAGGCGCGCCTGCTTGGTGAGCGAGGCCGAACAACAGGCCAGTTGAAGTTGTTTGCAGACTTGCTGCGCGAAGGTTCATGGGTAGAAGCTGTAATTGATGAAGCATTGCCGGAAAGAAAACCTCTGCCGCGTTCTGATCTCAGGAAAATGCTCGTGCCTCTCGGGCCTGTTGTGGTATTTGGCGCAAGCAATTTTCCGTTTGCTTTTTCCACTGCCGGTGGAGATACCGCTGCTGCACTCGCCGCAGGCAACCCGGTGATCGTTAAAGCACATGAGTCGCACCTGGGTACAAACGAAATGGTGGCCGGCGCCATCATCAGCGCAGCAAAAAAATGTAATATGCCTGATGGTGTCTTTTCCTCCCTCAATGGCACAGGTGCAGGCACTGGCCTTTCATTGGTAAAACATCCGCTGGTAAAAGCCGTTGGGTTTACCGGTTCTTACAAAGCAGGCATGGCTATATACAAAGCAGCCAACGAGCGTAAAGAACCCATTCCTGTTTATGCAGAAATGAGCAGTATAAACCCCGTACTTATTTTACCCAAACAACTTGCTGAAGATCCAGCTAAAGTAGCTACACAGTTTGCCGCGTCTGTAGCTTTGGGTGCGGGGCAGTTTTGTACCAACCCGGGCTTGTTGTTTGTATTAAACGATGCAGGCACCAGGACCTTTACCCGGCAGCTTGCTGAAAAATTACAGGCCACGCCTGCCGCAGTAATGCTCAATGCAAATGTGTGCAAAGGCTATTATACCAATAAAGAGCAGTTGATGAAAGAAAGTGGCGTAGAAACCATCTTTAACAATGATAGCCTTGCACAGGAAACAAAAGCGGCCACTGCTTTGCTAAAAGTTGCTGCGCAGGATTTTATTAACAACGAAGTACTACAAACAGAAATGTTCGGGCCGGCCACATTAATTGTGGAATGCAATAATAAAAACGAGATGCAGCAGGCCCTGCAGGCGTTGCACGGTCAGCTTACAGGCACTGTTACAGGCACTACAGCAGACATCCACGAATTTGAAGATTGCATAGCAACACTGTCATCAAAAGTTGGGCGGCTCGTTTATAACGGCGTACCTACCGGTGTAGAAGTTTGCTATGCTATGGTGCATGGTGGCCCATACCCCGCTACAACAGATGCACGCAGTACTTCTGTAGGTGCAGATGCCATAAAACGTTTTGCCAGGCCTTTTTGCTGGCAGGATTGCCCACAGGAGCTTTTGCCTGATGCGTTGAAAGACGGTAACCCGCTCAACATAATGCGAAGGCTAAACGGAACTTTTGCAAGATAG